AGAAGGATAAAATTGGAATTAAAAGAATTTGGAGAGGTGGAGGAAACatggtgtggtggtggagaaCGCGGGCGTACTCCTTGCTTCTGGGGACATTGATCCGAAGCTCGAGTACGGTCCGTGCGCCGTTTTTCTTCTCTACCATGACGAATCAATTGATTTAATGTAGGCATCGCTCTTTCCTTTGTCCTTCCTATTTTTGCCCTATCACTAGTGATTACTCCCGATCCGAAGCACCCCTTTTCCATTCATAGATAGATCCAATCgtcaaaatcaataaaaaggCCATCATAGACCAAGATCCAAACGGATCAATCTTGTTGGGAGGTACTGCCCAAGGAAAGGAAAAGGTTACTTCCGGATCaggaataataaataaaatggaaacaagATAAAATCGTATATCGAAACGACTTCTGGCATCACCGAAAGGATCGAAACCACATTCGTAGGCCGACAATTTTTCTGGATAGGTCGAACTATTGGAAGCAAAGGGAAAAGGAAGACCGAGTAAGATCAAAGAAACTAGCAGACTGATCACTAAATAGATACAAATAGGTGCAAATTCTGACATAACCACAAACCACTTGGTTCTTTCGCTCCATGCTGGCGGAGCGGCATAccgaaaaaaaaggaaaaagcccTTTATCGGTATCGGATTCGAACCGATGTTGCCTATTTATTAAGGGCGAACTGATCGACTTGCATGTGTTAAGCATCTTTCTCAAAGTAGCATGATTGGACCTTCCTCTTTCTCTTACTTAGATAGAGGAGAGAGCATAACACCCTACATCACAATATCACACTTTGTATACCCGAACCAATATTTCGTgcgaatataaaatttaattttagacaTATCTAAATAGGAACGTATgagaaaataaatcaaaattttcttaACTTAAATTAACCGATACATCTCAAGTATAGAAgagtttctaaaaaaataaacaaaaaaattctattacaaaaattaagtgcgaaagttaattttaatcaaagaaaaaaatttaatccaaCTTTTTAgtagtttataattatatttgaagtCTACATTTAACAATAACTACTTGGTTTTGACTTAAATGACAGATATAATAAAGAGGGGAGTAAGGTGagcttttttctttcttttaactttAACAATGCTTCAAGTGcgcaattaaaaatttatactcctatttaattacataattaaaagataaatatttatttttaggttaaattatatttttgtcctttgttttgtgtataattttcagatttttgaaaattaattttgatccatatttttttattttcgatttttttataagattttgaacttttttttaaccGATTCAAGACGTACTTGTTTAGATTTACCTATATATGGAAAGAATAAAGCTCAATTGATATTCAAACAAAAAGGTTGATAAACATGAAAACTAAGTTTCATCAACAACCAACAAATTGAAAATTCCAATTTCAGATATTTTTTTTCCAGTTGTTGGTGGAGTTCAGCTTTTAGAATGAATGgtcatttttttaagataagttggattcaaaattttcatgtaaattatttaatagGGTAATTTCAAGTCATgcatcaattaaaaaattatttaaaataaaaatgattaaaaaattaataaaattgaattgaaagaaatttaaaatgataagagatcgaattacatttttaaaagacaaaaaaatgaaacagaATTTCATAATTATggtaaaagacaaaaaaaaattacttctaTGCATTAAAAGTcacaacaaattaaatttataaatataacttatattaaaatatattaaatacataTCTTTGaagatacaaaattatattttactactGTATACTTTTAAAACTGTATTTATTCGGTTATAAATAGATTAACGTACATGATTACAAATgttaataaatgttataaatagAATActctttgaattttatttctttttcctgaATAAGAGATGGTGATTGAGCATGTGCAACAGCCTGTTAGCAACTCACTTATAATAGTATCAATACAAAATTCGTTTCCCTAGTACAAACCTAGTGATTAATTTGAAacgaaaatgttttttttgataattttttaataattgaagtAGTTCGTgatctattttaaatatacggactaaaaaaatagtaacacataattgttaaaaaaattgttaaagtcTTATTTGAAATAGTTTTTTATGTTATTGCTTTTGTATTAGCTAAAAATTTTGCCTTACTTATTGGTTCTACAAATGTGCAAACAACAATGCACTTGCCacaaatgtcacaaccacaaaGTATGAATTTTATCTCTATAGTTGCTTGAATATACTCCAAAGAAATTCTTATGTTTGGGTTTGATTATCGTTTATGTGACTTGCTggcttttatttttgtaatgcaATGATAGGGTAAATAATATAATCTCGTGAATTCAATTATATGGATTCAATTCCAAGCTCCAGtaatactatattttatttctctattACTATCACTATTGGTGcttaatgtttaatttaaggGGTGTTGTTAATACTGTTATTGTGATGATG
This sequence is a window from Vigna angularis cultivar LongXiaoDou No.4 chromosome 2, ASM1680809v1, whole genome shotgun sequence. Protein-coding genes within it:
- the LOC108328560 gene encoding NADH-ubiquinone oxidoreductase chain 3 is translated as MSEFAPICIYLVISLLVSLILLGLPFPFASNSSTYPEKLSAYECGFDPFGDARSRFDIRFYLVSILFIIPDPEVTFSFPWAVPPNKIDPFGSWSMMAFLLILTIGSIYEWKRGASDRE